A region of Pyxidicoccus parkwaysis DNA encodes the following proteins:
- the gcvA gene encoding transcriptional regulator GcvA, which yields MRDFPPLTSLRAFEAAARHLSFKRAADELAVTPTAISHQIRQLEEWVGISLFERRVRRVVLTSAGQSLYPAMREGFDALARGVESLKRAPERNTVTLSATVAFTARWLLPRVASFRAACPGLDLRLHASDEPVDLHAGAADLAIRYGRGGYPGLRSELLLKDAFAPVCSPRLGVLEPADLSRHPLLRFEWRRVDDDTPTWPRWFARAGRPYRKAGGELVFSDESHALQAAIAGHGIALASLVLVAEELASGALVRPFGPVLDGFAYHVVHAEGGRDAERIASVRRWLLAEAKAFIATPSPKGPRRKRPMPKSSSVSERLR from the coding sequence ATGAGAGACTTCCCGCCCCTCACCTCGCTGCGAGCCTTCGAGGCCGCCGCGCGCCACCTCAGCTTCAAGCGCGCCGCGGACGAGCTCGCGGTGACGCCCACGGCCATCAGCCATCAAATCCGTCAGCTCGAGGAATGGGTCGGCATCAGCCTCTTCGAGCGTCGAGTCCGCCGCGTGGTCCTCACATCCGCGGGCCAGTCGCTCTACCCCGCGATGCGCGAAGGTTTCGACGCACTCGCCCGAGGAGTGGAATCCCTCAAGCGCGCCCCCGAGCGGAACACCGTCACGCTCTCCGCCACCGTGGCCTTCACCGCGAGGTGGCTGCTGCCGCGAGTCGCGTCCTTCCGCGCCGCCTGTCCCGGGCTCGACCTGCGTCTCCACGCTTCGGACGAGCCCGTGGACCTGCACGCCGGAGCCGCGGACCTCGCCATCCGCTACGGGCGCGGGGGCTACCCGGGGCTGCGCTCGGAACTGCTGCTGAAGGATGCCTTCGCCCCCGTGTGCAGCCCGAGGCTCGGAGTCCTCGAGCCCGCCGACCTGTCTCGTCACCCGCTGCTGCGCTTCGAGTGGCGCCGCGTCGACGACGACACGCCCACCTGGCCCCGCTGGTTCGCCCGCGCAGGCCGCCCCTACCGCAAGGCGGGCGGAGAGCTGGTCTTCTCCGACGAGTCCCACGCCCTCCAGGCCGCCATCGCCGGCCACGGCATCGCCCTCGCGAGCCTCGTCCTCGTCGCGGAGGAGCTGGCCAGCGGCGCCCTGGTGCGGCCCTTCGGTCCCGTGCTGGACGGCTTCGCCTACCACGTGGTCCACGCGGAGGGCGGCCGCGACGCGGAGCGCATCGCCTCCGTGCGCCGCTGGCTCCTCGCCGAGGCGAAGGCCTTCATCGCCACACCCTCCCCGAAGGGCCCGCGCCGCAAGCGTCCGATGCCGAAATCTTCCAGTGTTTCTGAACGGTTGAGGTGA
- the mnmE gene encoding tRNA uridine-5-carboxymethylaminomethyl(34) synthesis GTPase MnmE, with protein MMSDSPTIAALATAPAAGAVGILRLSGPAALDVGRLLAPGVPAQPTPRHAYLATFVDAEGRALDEGLFLYFRAPQSFTGEDVVELQAHGSPRLLSLLLARALEDARVRPAAPGEFTRRAFLNGRMDLTRAEAVADLVAADSEAAVRAAAAGLSGVLASRVRALEEPLRELHADLEGVLNFPDEAEGADAEAAARVAALRAQAEVLLAEAGRGRLVRRGARVALFGPVNAGKSTLFNRLVGEARALVDDEPGTTRDALEARVEWDGLGVTLFDTAGLREAPGRVEALGIARTRELLAGVDLAVLVLPPGASEAEAEAWLREAGATPVLAVDGKCDVAGAALTVSKEGLRVGYTVADVAQVMSGATSGTRPRVSGLTGEGVEPLRATMLGRLWGGGTPSAVALVSERHADALRRAAEALSRAGAASQASTLEVVSGEVGLALEALGEVSGTTVSEALLDAIFQRFCIGK; from the coding sequence ATGATGTCCGATTCCCCCACCATCGCCGCCCTGGCCACCGCGCCCGCCGCCGGGGCCGTGGGCATCCTCCGGCTCTCCGGTCCCGCCGCGCTCGACGTGGGCCGGCTGCTGGCCCCGGGCGTGCCCGCGCAGCCGACTCCTCGCCATGCGTACCTCGCCACTTTCGTCGACGCGGAGGGCCGTGCGCTGGATGAGGGGCTGTTCCTGTACTTCCGCGCGCCGCAGTCCTTCACCGGCGAGGACGTGGTGGAGCTGCAGGCGCATGGGAGCCCCAGGCTGTTGAGCCTGTTGCTGGCGCGGGCGCTGGAGGACGCGCGGGTGCGTCCGGCGGCGCCGGGTGAATTCACACGGCGGGCCTTCCTCAACGGGAGGATGGACCTCACGCGCGCGGAGGCGGTGGCGGACCTGGTGGCCGCGGACTCGGAGGCGGCGGTGCGCGCGGCGGCCGCGGGGTTGTCGGGAGTGCTGGCCTCGCGCGTGCGGGCGCTGGAGGAGCCGCTGCGCGAACTGCATGCGGACCTCGAAGGAGTGCTCAACTTCCCGGACGAGGCGGAAGGCGCGGACGCGGAAGCGGCGGCACGAGTCGCGGCGCTGCGAGCACAGGCGGAGGTGCTGCTCGCGGAGGCGGGACGGGGACGGCTGGTGCGGCGCGGGGCGCGGGTGGCGTTGTTCGGTCCGGTGAACGCGGGCAAGTCCACGCTGTTCAACCGGCTGGTGGGCGAGGCGCGCGCGCTGGTGGACGACGAGCCCGGGACGACGCGTGACGCGCTGGAGGCGCGTGTCGAGTGGGACGGGCTCGGTGTCACGCTGTTCGACACGGCGGGACTGCGCGAGGCGCCGGGACGGGTGGAGGCGCTCGGAATCGCGCGCACGCGGGAGCTGCTCGCGGGAGTGGACCTGGCCGTGCTCGTGCTGCCGCCCGGAGCGTCGGAGGCGGAGGCCGAGGCCTGGCTTCGCGAGGCTGGTGCCACGCCTGTGCTGGCGGTGGATGGGAAGTGCGATGTCGCGGGCGCGGCGTTGACGGTGTCGAAGGAAGGCCTGCGCGTTGGCTACACCGTGGCGGACGTGGCGCAGGTGATGTCTGGTGCCACGTCCGGAACGCGTCCCCGCGTGAGTGGACTGACGGGCGAAGGTGTGGAGCCCCTTCGCGCCACGATGCTCGGGCGTCTCTGGGGAGGCGGCACGCCCTCGGCGGTGGCCCTCGTCTCCGAGCGCCATGCCGATGCCCTGCGTCGCGCCGCGGAAGCACTGTCCCGTGCCGGCGCCGCGTCTCAGGCCTCCACGCTGGAAGTCGTCTCGGGCGAGGTCGGCCTCGCACTGGAAGCACTCGGAGAGGTCTCCGGTACCACCGTCTCCGAGGCCCTCCTCGACGCCATCTTCCAGCGCTTCTGCATCGGCAAGTGA
- the rnpA gene encoding ribonuclease P protein component, which translates to MRAEGATPGQSGPADQRFPKALRLLQRREFLEVQEGGQKVPSDCLLALIKRNGRTYSRVGLTVSSKVGNAVVRARLRRVLRELFRKRRTQWPNGLDVVLVVRSSGKDASFPELSRAFDGVTRKLQRLAPAAETKPKEPPR; encoded by the coding sequence GTGAGGGCCGAGGGTGCGACGCCGGGCCAGTCTGGCCCGGCAGACCAGCGCTTCCCCAAGGCCCTGCGCCTGCTTCAACGGCGCGAATTCCTGGAGGTGCAGGAAGGCGGACAGAAGGTTCCTTCCGACTGCCTCCTGGCCCTCATCAAGCGCAATGGCCGGACGTACTCCCGTGTTGGGCTCACCGTGTCGAGCAAGGTGGGCAACGCGGTGGTGCGTGCGCGCTTGAGGCGCGTGCTGCGCGAGCTGTTCCGCAAGCGCCGCACGCAATGGCCCAACGGCCTGGACGTGGTGCTGGTGGTGCGCTCGTCCGGAAAGGACGCGTCCTTCCCGGAGCTGTCGCGTGCCTTCGACGGTGTCACCCGTAAGCTGCAGCGGCTCGCGCCGGCCGCGGAGACGAAGCCGAAGGAGCCTCCCAGATGA
- a CDS encoding FMN-dependent NADH-azoreductase has translation MTHVLHIDSSARPGRSEQQRHGSHTRRLSARFVSRWQAARPGDEVVYRDVGQAPPAPVTGEWIQAAFTKPGAREPWMHEVLARSDALVDELLAADLIVAGVPMYNFNVPAQFKAYIDNIVRVGRTFGFDRSRPGEPYWPLLAEARKKLVILSSRGDFGYGRGGRLEHMNHVELSIRTAFGYIGITDVESVAIEYDEFADERLRESVTTAERQVDALVDRLLCEWSAREQLGSARAVAT, from the coding sequence ATGACTCACGTCCTGCACATCGACTCGAGCGCCCGGCCGGGCCGCTCGGAGCAACAGCGTCATGGCTCGCACACGCGGCGCCTGTCGGCCCGCTTCGTCTCTCGCTGGCAGGCGGCTCGGCCCGGAGATGAGGTGGTGTACCGCGACGTCGGGCAGGCGCCTCCCGCGCCGGTGACGGGCGAGTGGATTCAGGCGGCCTTCACGAAGCCCGGCGCGCGCGAGCCATGGATGCACGAGGTGCTCGCTCGGAGTGATGCGCTGGTGGATGAGTTGCTCGCCGCGGACCTCATCGTCGCGGGCGTGCCCATGTACAACTTCAACGTGCCCGCGCAGTTCAAGGCGTACATCGACAACATCGTCCGCGTGGGCCGCACGTTCGGGTTCGACCGCTCGCGACCGGGCGAGCCCTACTGGCCGCTGCTGGCGGAGGCTCGCAAGAAGCTGGTCATCCTGTCGTCTCGCGGTGACTTCGGTTACGGCAGGGGAGGGCGGCTGGAGCACATGAACCACGTCGAGCTGAGCATCCGGACCGCGTTCGGGTACATCGGCATCACCGACGTGGAGTCCGTCGCCATCGAGTACGACGAGTTCGCGGATGAGCGATTGAGGGAGTCGGTGACCACGGCGGAGCGGCAGGTGGATGCGCTCGTGGACCGGTTGCTGTGCGAGTGGAGTGCTCGCGAGCAACTGGGAAGTGCGCGGGCCGTCGCGACGTGA
- the dnaA gene encoding chromosomal replication initiator protein DnaA has product MNALAHAASPFPSAGILWARMLEQIRREKFDYALRWLERMRPLEVRDGALVMGVPDRFFRDWVDDHYRPLLDAQLAINGEGLTSIAYEVVEGLEPDPHFPPAPTVKPSSARPARLNARFTFDTFVVADSNQLPAAAAQAVAERPGHAYNPLYIYGGTGLGKTHLLQAVGNHIWEKDPSQRVVFLSSEQFTNEYVESVREHRMADFRRKFREECDVLLIDDIQFLGKREETQKEFFYTFNTLYEMNKAIVLTSDTVPAEIPGLEERLRSRFTMGLLTDIREPTYETRVAILQKKAVAEGLDLPDSVAHFIAKHIQKNVRELEGALVKLSAVHSLTRQPVTEEFASQVLRDILPAQRSVDIEAIQREVARFYKVTVEALKEDRRHKALAHARQVAMYLSRKLTKSSFPEIAARFSKDHSTVISAVRKVEGLRATDSTVQRELAELELKLGGN; this is encoded by the coding sequence TTGAACGCCCTCGCTCACGCCGCTTCCCCGTTTCCAAGTGCCGGAATTCTCTGGGCTCGGATGCTCGAACAGATCCGCCGGGAGAAGTTCGACTATGCGCTGAGATGGCTGGAGCGGATGCGCCCGCTGGAGGTCCGCGACGGGGCCCTCGTCATGGGCGTTCCGGACCGCTTCTTCCGCGACTGGGTGGATGATCACTACCGCCCGCTGCTCGACGCGCAGCTCGCCATCAACGGCGAAGGGCTCACCAGCATCGCCTATGAGGTGGTCGAAGGTCTTGAGCCCGACCCCCACTTCCCACCCGCACCGACAGTCAAGCCGAGCTCGGCCCGGCCGGCGCGGCTGAATGCCCGCTTCACCTTCGACACCTTCGTCGTCGCGGACAGCAACCAGCTCCCCGCCGCCGCCGCCCAGGCCGTGGCCGAGCGCCCGGGCCACGCCTACAACCCCCTCTACATCTACGGCGGCACCGGCCTGGGAAAGACGCACCTGCTCCAGGCGGTGGGCAACCACATCTGGGAGAAGGACCCGTCCCAGCGCGTCGTCTTCCTCTCCAGCGAGCAGTTCACCAACGAGTACGTGGAGAGCGTCCGCGAGCACCGCATGGCGGACTTCCGCCGGAAGTTCCGCGAGGAGTGCGACGTGCTCCTCATCGACGACATCCAGTTCCTCGGCAAGCGCGAGGAGACGCAGAAGGAGTTCTTCTACACCTTCAACACGCTGTACGAGATGAACAAGGCCATCGTCCTCACCAGCGACACCGTGCCCGCGGAGATTCCCGGCCTGGAGGAGCGCCTGCGCAGCCGCTTCACCATGGGCCTGCTGACGGACATCCGCGAGCCCACCTACGAGACGCGGGTGGCCATCCTCCAGAAGAAGGCCGTCGCGGAAGGGTTGGACCTGCCGGACTCCGTCGCGCACTTCATCGCCAAGCACATCCAGAAGAACGTGCGTGAGTTGGAGGGCGCGCTGGTGAAGCTGTCGGCGGTGCACAGCCTGACGCGGCAGCCGGTGACGGAGGAGTTCGCGTCCCAGGTGCTCCGCGACATCCTCCCCGCGCAGCGCTCGGTGGACATCGAGGCCATCCAGCGCGAGGTGGCCCGCTTCTACAAAGTCACCGTGGAGGCGCTGAAGGAGGACCGGCGTCACAAGGCGCTGGCGCACGCTCGTCAGGTGGCCATGTACCTGAGCCGCAAGCTGACGAAGAGCTCCTTCCCGGAGATTGCCGCGCGCTTCAGCAAGGACCACTCCACCGTCATCTCCGCCGTGCGCAAGGTGGAGGGCCTGCGCGCCACCGACTCCACCGTGCAGCGTGAGCTGGCGGAGCTGGAGCTGAAGCTCGGTGGCAACTGA
- the yidC gene encoding membrane protein insertase YidC produces MNDPLSPQSNDSQKRLLAALALSFVATAFYTFFLAPKPPPPGAEGADAGVVAMAPADAGTAVATAPTPGAGGTPAEAAPETPTLPERKVDLARQEVHYSFTSEGGGLTSAVLQGPKMREQQQLSISEGFQKLFGKELPPPPQMNVAQPVASHPLPLSLTIAGNSPLPAGVRYAVQETGNGVTFTGRSGPWEVVKTLQWPTEGFELVYAVQVRNTSSQPQNGELQLHYSRAVDPNFEHAPSFFGGVGNLSRAACFVDEKLHKMNPGDDKPKEEDTKGALHYFGIDQQYFLSALYPLDGPLAGHCTLNATPTAREVTASFPLSVGAGQTVTLRFGGYLGPKDPDLLKEVPGAALRQTASLGEAAFHPKLEDTVDFGIWAVICKLLLAIMKFFHGLTGNWGVAIILLTVVVKLVLLPLTYRSMVSMEQVKKLQPRMDEIRKKYADNREQQNLEIMKLYQEAKVNPLGGCLPLLIQMPVWIALFTALRNSFDIYGEPFIGPIWRDLTYKDPTFLLPLALGVSMVITQKMQPQMMDAAQAKMMTWVMPIIFTGTLLQYPAGLSLYIFTNNLLSIAQTYGLRKWLDRNKPNPGGGTPALAAAGGRRK; encoded by the coding sequence ATGAACGATCCGCTCTCGCCCCAGTCGAACGATTCGCAGAAGCGACTGCTGGCCGCCCTGGCCCTCTCGTTCGTGGCCACGGCCTTCTACACCTTCTTCCTCGCCCCCAAGCCGCCCCCGCCCGGGGCGGAGGGCGCGGACGCCGGTGTGGTGGCCATGGCTCCCGCCGATGCCGGCACCGCCGTCGCCACGGCGCCCACCCCTGGCGCGGGCGGCACTCCCGCCGAGGCCGCCCCGGAGACGCCCACGCTCCCCGAGCGCAAGGTGGACCTGGCCCGGCAGGAGGTCCACTACAGCTTCACCTCGGAGGGCGGTGGCCTCACCTCCGCCGTGCTCCAGGGCCCGAAGATGCGCGAGCAGCAGCAGCTCTCCATCTCCGAGGGCTTCCAGAAGCTCTTCGGCAAGGAGCTGCCCCCGCCGCCGCAGATGAACGTGGCGCAGCCGGTGGCGAGCCATCCGCTGCCGCTGTCCCTCACCATCGCCGGCAACAGCCCGCTGCCCGCGGGCGTGCGCTACGCGGTGCAGGAGACCGGCAACGGCGTGACGTTCACTGGCCGCAGCGGGCCGTGGGAGGTCGTGAAGACGCTCCAGTGGCCCACCGAGGGCTTCGAGCTGGTGTACGCCGTGCAGGTGCGCAACACGTCCAGCCAGCCGCAGAACGGCGAGCTGCAGCTGCACTACAGCCGCGCGGTGGACCCCAACTTCGAGCACGCGCCGTCCTTCTTCGGTGGCGTGGGCAACCTGAGCCGCGCGGCCTGCTTCGTGGACGAGAAGCTCCACAAGATGAACCCGGGCGACGACAAGCCGAAGGAGGAGGACACGAAGGGTGCGCTGCACTACTTCGGCATCGACCAGCAGTACTTCCTCTCCGCGCTGTACCCGCTGGACGGGCCGCTCGCCGGCCACTGCACGCTCAACGCCACGCCCACCGCGCGCGAGGTGACGGCGTCCTTCCCGCTCAGCGTGGGCGCGGGCCAGACGGTGACGCTGCGCTTCGGCGGCTACCTGGGCCCCAAGGACCCGGACCTGCTCAAGGAGGTGCCCGGCGCAGCGCTGCGCCAGACGGCGTCGCTGGGCGAGGCGGCGTTCCACCCGAAGCTGGAGGACACGGTCGACTTCGGCATCTGGGCCGTCATCTGCAAGCTGCTCCTGGCCATCATGAAGTTCTTCCACGGCCTGACGGGCAACTGGGGCGTGGCCATCATCCTGCTCACCGTGGTGGTGAAGCTGGTGCTGCTGCCGCTGACGTACCGGTCCATGGTCAGCATGGAGCAGGTGAAGAAGCTCCAGCCGCGCATGGATGAGATTCGCAAGAAGTACGCGGACAACCGTGAGCAGCAGAACCTCGAAATCATGAAGCTGTACCAGGAGGCGAAGGTGAACCCGCTGGGCGGGTGCCTCCCGCTGCTCATCCAGATGCCGGTGTGGATTGCGCTCTTCACGGCGCTGCGCAACAGCTTCGACATCTACGGCGAGCCCTTCATCGGCCCCATCTGGCGCGACCTGACCTACAAGGACCCGACGTTCCTGCTGCCGCTGGCGCTGGGCGTGTCCATGGTCATCACCCAGAAGATGCAGCCGCAGATGATGGACGCGGCGCAGGCGAAGATGATGACCTGGGTGATGCCCATCATCTTCACGGGCACGCTGCTCCAGTACCCCGCGGGCCTGTCGCTCTACATCTTCACCAACAACCTGCTGTCGATTGCGCAGACGTACGGGCTGCGGAAGTGGCTGGACCGGAACAAGCCCAATCCGGGCGGCGGGACGCCGGCGTTGGCGGCGGCGGGAGGCAGACGCAAGTGA
- the yidD gene encoding membrane protein insertion efficiency factor YidD, translated as MSPLAFVVSLPIRFYRRFLGPFLPKVCRFHPSCSTYAMEALEKHGGLKGSWLTAWRLLRCQPFHPGGIDPVP; from the coding sequence ATGAGCCCGCTCGCCTTCGTCGTCTCGCTGCCCATCCGCTTCTACCGGAGATTCTTGGGGCCCTTCCTCCCGAAGGTCTGCCGGTTCCATCCCTCGTGCTCCACCTACGCCATGGAGGCGCTGGAAAAGCACGGAGGCCTCAAGGGTTCCTGGCTCACCGCATGGAGACTCCTGCGCTGCCAGCCCTTCCACCCCGGCGGCATCGACCCGGTGCCGTGA
- a CDS encoding Uma2 family endonuclease, translating into MTEGSIPQARYSMLSALPSGWVGEILDEELVASPRPTAAQTRAAFMLGVELGEQLDRRRGGSGRWCFLRAPELHLGQDMLVPDVAGWRRERVAAPPDPDVPFLTVAPDWVCEVLAPTTAALDRTRKLPLYARAGVSHVWLVDPVARTLEVYQRVKRGWLLTGSYESDSVVRAEPFPSSSLELASLWLPEGADTPALLAAVP; encoded by the coding sequence GTGACGGAAGGCTCCATCCCCCAAGCGCGGTATTCCATGCTCTCGGCCCTGCCCTCGGGTTGGGTGGGGGAGATTCTGGACGAGGAGTTGGTGGCCTCGCCCCGCCCCACCGCCGCGCAGACGCGCGCGGCCTTCATGTTGGGCGTGGAGTTGGGTGAGCAGCTCGACCGGCGCCGGGGCGGCAGCGGCCGCTGGTGCTTCCTGCGTGCGCCCGAGCTGCACCTCGGCCAGGACATGCTCGTCCCCGACGTGGCCGGCTGGCGCCGCGAGCGCGTGGCCGCCCCGCCCGACCCGGACGTGCCCTTCCTCACCGTGGCGCCCGACTGGGTGTGCGAGGTGCTCGCGCCCACCACCGCCGCGCTGGACCGCACGCGCAAGCTGCCGCTCTACGCGCGCGCCGGTGTCTCCCACGTCTGGCTGGTGGACCCGGTCGCTCGCACGCTGGAGGTGTACCAGCGCGTGAAGCGCGGCTGGCTCCTCACCGGCTCCTACGAGTCGGACTCGGTGGTGCGCGCCGAACCCTTCCCGTCGTCCTCGCTGGAGCTCGCGTCACTCTGGCTGCCGGAGGGGGCGGACACGCCCGCGCTGCTCGCAGCCGTGCCCTGA
- the rpmH gene encoding 50S ribosomal protein L34, which yields MSKRTYQPSKVRRNRAHGFRKRNATKGGRDVLKRRRAKGRKRLVVSAAKK from the coding sequence GTGTCCAAGCGCACGTACCAGCCGTCGAAGGTCCGCCGCAATCGCGCCCACGGGTTCCGGAAGCGGAACGCCACCAAGGGCGGCCGTGACGTCCTCAAGCGCCGCCGCGCGAAGGGCCGCAAGCGGCTCGTCGTTTCCGCCGCGAAGAAGTAA
- a CDS encoding HEAT repeat domain-containing protein: protein MSPRLKSLLLVCAILAAAGLWRVWAGTGRERTTDTKAGPLPEPRPVEVVRQGVKGKQRLLTPGQRHRYTFALDTRTTEDTEGGPHTAHTGWGGELALTYLGEEGGQHLFQGRFMPLRVEAEAGETPVLSEATRRGFQAMFEQPVYVAQDARGRVVAVHFDATQDVTARRFVRSLLASTQFVAEDGATWSTEESDTTGDFESEYRAGGSANSYTKTKRRYLRVGTSVPTAAASPRAVPKLRGHLAFTLFEDGNVKEAAGSDVVETVTGSLHVRAETRVALTSVGVDQQSLSLRDFQTVRASLRAERLTAREPTELPTPAEDRQLVGNAKPVALMKQLAREPRTGTRDTARARLAALFRLEPSEANRAALQVRQGELSVALSEQVVEALGSAGTREAQRALVTVLEDARVRRETVEHAAKVATLMERPTAEFAEALILMADGARDEGLRNTAALAVGSVLKELEPMEPARSHELLERMLRRCHAQAVGRVVCLKMLTNAGTPGGLAYAKSSLLHPSPMVRGTATETLRMIPGAEVDALLDQVLLGDPSPRVRALAVAAISQRVAGPHLQTAALSLRAEASEQVRLELVRMLGGWKSVDEVVAALLRDVADNDASERVRRLAATVLAE, encoded by the coding sequence GTGTCCCCTCGCCTGAAGAGCCTGTTGCTGGTGTGCGCCATCCTGGCGGCGGCGGGGCTTTGGCGTGTGTGGGCCGGCACCGGGCGTGAACGCACCACCGACACGAAAGCGGGCCCACTTCCGGAGCCACGGCCCGTCGAGGTCGTCCGCCAGGGAGTGAAGGGCAAGCAGCGGTTGCTCACGCCGGGGCAGCGGCACCGGTACACGTTCGCCCTGGACACGCGGACCACCGAGGACACGGAGGGAGGCCCGCACACGGCCCACACCGGCTGGGGCGGCGAGTTGGCCCTCACGTACCTGGGCGAGGAGGGCGGACAGCACCTGTTCCAGGGACGGTTCATGCCGCTGCGCGTGGAGGCGGAAGCAGGCGAGACGCCGGTGCTGAGCGAGGCGACGCGGCGCGGCTTCCAGGCCATGTTCGAGCAGCCCGTGTACGTGGCGCAGGACGCGCGGGGGCGGGTGGTGGCGGTGCACTTCGACGCGACGCAGGACGTGACAGCGCGCCGCTTCGTGCGCTCGCTGCTGGCGTCCACGCAGTTCGTCGCGGAGGACGGTGCGACGTGGAGCACCGAGGAGTCGGACACCACCGGTGACTTCGAGTCGGAGTACCGGGCCGGTGGCAGCGCGAACTCGTACACGAAGACGAAGCGGCGGTACCTGCGTGTTGGAACCTCGGTTCCAACTGCCGCTGCGTCACCGCGCGCCGTGCCGAAGCTGCGCGGACATCTGGCCTTCACGCTCTTCGAGGATGGCAACGTGAAGGAGGCCGCGGGCTCGGACGTGGTGGAGACGGTGACGGGCTCCCTGCACGTGCGTGCGGAGACGCGAGTCGCGCTGACGAGCGTGGGGGTCGACCAGCAATCCCTCTCACTGCGCGACTTCCAGACGGTCCGCGCGTCGCTGCGAGCAGAGCGACTGACAGCACGAGAGCCCACGGAGCTTCCCACCCCGGCCGAGGACCGCCAGCTCGTGGGGAACGCAAAACCTGTCGCGCTGATGAAGCAGCTGGCGCGAGAGCCACGGACAGGGACTCGCGACACGGCGAGGGCACGACTGGCGGCGCTGTTCCGCCTGGAGCCCTCGGAGGCGAACCGGGCGGCGCTCCAGGTGCGCCAGGGCGAGCTGAGCGTGGCGCTCTCCGAGCAGGTGGTGGAAGCGCTGGGGAGCGCGGGGACTCGCGAGGCACAGCGCGCGCTGGTGACGGTGCTGGAGGACGCGCGCGTGCGCCGGGAAACGGTGGAGCACGCGGCCAAGGTGGCGACCCTGATGGAGCGGCCCACGGCGGAGTTCGCCGAGGCGCTCATCCTGATGGCCGACGGGGCTCGGGACGAAGGACTGCGGAACACAGCGGCGCTGGCGGTGGGCTCGGTGCTGAAGGAGCTGGAGCCGATGGAGCCGGCGCGCAGCCACGAGTTGCTGGAGCGGATGCTGCGGCGCTGTCACGCGCAAGCCGTGGGACGGGTGGTGTGCCTGAAGATGCTGACCAACGCGGGGACTCCGGGGGGGCTCGCGTATGCGAAGTCCTCGCTCCTCCACCCGTCGCCGATGGTGCGGGGGACGGCCACGGAGACGCTGCGAATGATTCCGGGGGCGGAGGTGGACGCGCTGCTGGACCAGGTCCTGCTCGGAGACCCGAGCCCGCGAGTCCGGGCTCTTGCCGTGGCGGCGATTTCACAGCGTGTGGCTGGCCCGCATCTGCAGACGGCGGCGCT
- a CDS encoding general secretion pathway protein GspE has product MKKRLGDILVERGVIDGLQLHSALAYQRKWGVPLGQVVVDQRFCTAQQVLEALATQVGMETVELDAQPPDANLAYLIPEKVAEAHRVVPLRLEGKGGRDSVLVVAIAAPASLASLDAVKSVSGKTRVVAKLATDAAIQRAIGRMYRGETGEAVQRRPGMEGFSLPEADESMPMLLGGTMADLTNMDAPAGSNGLPMLSPLDDLFARPTPAPVKPTPAPVAPKAAKPTPAPVKIPVLTPARPEQVAQVLVYGWGAEASKGLVRVLETSGLKAQVASTEELLAANETQVVVAPLPSMEALGRKVLAQVLVAGKVPELDLPRAQAVGARGFLAAPVDPDLLLRAVRRLAKPTDGTFLKRAS; this is encoded by the coding sequence ATGAAGAAGCGACTGGGTGACATCCTGGTGGAGCGCGGGGTGATTGACGGCCTGCAGCTCCATTCCGCGCTGGCGTATCAGCGCAAGTGGGGTGTGCCGCTGGGGCAGGTGGTGGTGGATCAACGCTTCTGCACGGCGCAGCAGGTGCTGGAAGCCCTGGCGACCCAGGTGGGGATGGAGACGGTGGAGCTGGACGCGCAGCCGCCGGACGCCAACCTCGCGTACCTGATTCCGGAGAAGGTGGCCGAGGCGCACCGCGTGGTGCCGCTGCGGCTGGAGGGCAAGGGCGGCCGGGACTCGGTGCTGGTGGTGGCCATTGCCGCGCCGGCGAGCCTGGCGTCGCTGGACGCGGTGAAGAGCGTGTCCGGCAAGACGCGCGTGGTGGCGAAGCTGGCCACGGACGCCGCCATCCAGCGCGCCATCGGCCGCATGTACCGCGGTGAGACGGGTGAGGCCGTCCAGCGCCGGCCCGGCATGGAGGGCTTCTCCCTGCCCGAGGCGGACGAGAGCATGCCCATGCTGCTGGGCGGCACCATGGCGGACCTGACGAACATGGACGCCCCCGCCGGCTCGAATGGGCTGCCCATGCTCTCCCCGCTGGACGACCTGTTCGCCCGCCCGACGCCCGCGCCCGTGAAGCCCACGCCCGCGCCGGTGGCGCCGAAGGCCGCGAAGCCCACGCCCGCGCCGGTGAAGATTCCGGTGCTGACGCCGGCCCGGCCGGAGCAGGTGGCGCAGGTGCTGGTGTACGGCTGGGGCGCGGAGGCATCGAAGGGGCTGGTGCGGGTGCTGGAGACGTCCGGGCTGAAGGCCCAGGTGGCCAGCACCGAGGAATTGCTGGCGGCGAACGAGACGCAGGTCGTGGTGGCGCCGCTGCCCTCCATGGAGGCCCTGGGCCGCAAGGTGCTGGCGCAGGTGCTGGTGGCCGGCAAGGTGCCGGAGCTGGATTTGCCCCGGGCCCAGGCGGTGGGCGCGAGGGGCTTCCTCGCGGCGCCGGTGGATCCGGACCTCTTGCTGCGCGCGGTGCGCCGGCTGGCGAAGCCGACCGACGGCACGTTTCTCAAGCGCGCCAGCTGA